AAGCCTTTAGCAATTGCCTCCCCAGCCAGTTACCCGAGCCCTCATCAGCCAAAATAAAACCGAGACCATAGTTATTTGGCTTTACCCTGCGCCCATCGTACCAGGCTGCGTTAGATCCGCTGCCGCAAATGCAAATAATGCCCGGCCTGTTTTTACAACAAGCTATAGCGGCGGCATCTATATCATGCTCCACGGTTACTTTTCCGAATTTAAAAAACTCTGAAAATGCGTTATGAACAATATTTTTCAGGTCACTGGAAAACGAGCCGGCGCCGTAAAAGTAAATGCGTTTGATCTCCTCGGCGTGATGAATGAGATTAATATTTTTATTGAGCAGGGCAATTATCTGCTTTTCGTCATTAAAATAGGGATTAATGCCACCTGTTTTGAACGAGGCTATCGTGCGGCCCCTATCAGCGAGCCGCCAGTCGGCATAATTCGATCCACTATAAACAACTGCGATCATTCAATCAGATTGATAGTATGTCGGCCATCTCCATCAAATCTTGCTCCAGTTTAAACTCGTGTTGGGTAAGTGCCTCTTCAAGGCTGGTAATTTTTATATTGTTTGCCTGCAGGCCGACCATTTTTTGGGTATGCCCGTTAAGCAAAGCTTTTACGGCCGCATATCCTAAACGGCTTCCCAATACACGGTCGAAAGCTGACGGGCTTCCTCCGCGTTGTAAGTGTCCCAGGATGGTAACCTTAATATCGTATACTTTTATTTCGTTCTGAACCCGGCGGGCGATGTCATACACACCACCATTTTTGTCGCCTTCGGCAACAATTACAATGCTGGATGATT
Above is a window of Mucilaginibacter ginsenosidivorans DNA encoding:
- a CDS encoding BadF/BadG/BcrA/BcrD ATPase family protein, coding for MIAVVYSGSNYADWRLADRGRTIASFKTGGINPYFNDEKQIIALLNKNINLIHHAEEIKRIYFYGAGSFSSDLKNIVHNAFSEFFKFGKVTVEHDIDAAAIACCKNRPGIICICGSGSNAAWYDGRRVKPNNYGLGFILADEGSGNWLGRQLLKAFMNETLPPNIRKKFEHRYDLDRRSLLEKIYRQKQPAVFLSSFAEFYLDNKDDNYLKSVIIAGFTKLIHTYLLPLHKQHPGATVNFTGSVAANFQDYLVEAASGTNITIGNIVKEPINNLLTYYSSKN